The nucleotide window tgacAAACTGAGGCAATCATGCGTAATACTCTTTCCAAGGATCATATAAGACAAATAGCAAAAATGGATATTTTTTTCACAAGCAAGAGTGATTCTTTTGGAACAGGTTCGAGCCAACTATCATCTTCTTCGCTGACGCTATTGAGTGGATTTCTTGCTGTCATATCAGTGAATTTAGTTATCACGTTCTACATCATCATGGCAGTGAAGGAGCCTTCGGACAATGAGCATCGGCCGGATCCCACCTTCCTGGCTGATGCCAAGGCCAGCATTAGCCAATCTGCAGAAAAGAAAAGGGATTGATCCTACCGAAGCCCATGACAAAGAAGAGTAAGAGCTTATACAAATGTTGTCACGATTTATTGTTGCCTATAACTGAAATTAATATCAACTGCACCTATCTTGTCTGTTTGATTTGCAAAACGTCCATTTGGATTTTATTTAGCCACACTAGCTGAATGTTTTATCCTTCTCCGGATTGCGTCACGAAATATTTAGGTATGAGAGGAATGTATACTTAGAAAACATAGGAACCAatgtcatttccctgttttaattccatTTGAGAACTCTTCCTCGTGTATTTCCTTTGTGAGAGTGATTCTACGGAGCAACAATCCCCATCTCTTGCAT belongs to Magnolia sinica isolate HGM2019 chromosome 8, MsV1, whole genome shotgun sequence and includes:
- the LOC131253189 gene encoding uncharacterized protein LOC131253189 isoform X2 — protein: MFKCISGVHLCVKDEGSSQLSSSSLTLLSGFLAVISVNLVITFYIIMAVKEPSDNEHRPDPTFLADAKASISQSAEKKRD
- the LOC131253189 gene encoding uncharacterized protein LOC131253189 isoform X1 → MAGVVRKFFFASMFMWITPIVILYGFNHHVFPGSSQLSSSSLTLLSGFLAVISVNLVITFYIIMAVKEPSDNEHRPDPTFLADAKASISQSAEKKRD